The following proteins come from a genomic window of Macadamia integrifolia cultivar HAES 741 chromosome 14, SCU_Mint_v3, whole genome shotgun sequence:
- the LOC122060764 gene encoding serine carboxypeptidase-like 40 translates to MKNRGNLVLGVLLYFLVFLGLSCHATQGDVLWRLMWEKATAEPKIGGSKLSVTSERRFLLSEVVKPQAGLKEKDKIDMLPGQPRKVNFNQYGGYVTVDEKIGRALYYYFVEAEGPKDTLPLVLWLNGGPGCSSVGYGAMAEVGPFRVSSDGKTLYQNQYAWNKVANVLFLDSPVGAGFSYTNSSSDEQVNGDERTANDAYVFLVNWLERFPEYKNREFYIAGESYGGHYVPQLAHTIIQHNKEAKQPINLKGIAIGNPMVHEEDDGALGGHFFEFMWSRGFVSEKTIDSIRKGCDFSQPPFRRTKACFRSMYEVIAPLEFVFMDNIYAPLCDHHLTAKPMYTSLDSFDPCNDIYVTAYMNRPEVQNALHANVTKINYPWEECRSLNWTDGAFSVLPLFTEFLENEIRVLVYSGDIDAKIPMTFTQTSLKRLNLSEATPWYAWDSNSEIGGFSVVYEGGLTYATVKGAGHEVPSYQPKRAFVLIKSFLDGVPLPRLHIKEYSDPEV, encoded by the exons atgaagaacAGAGGAAATCTTGTTCTTGGAGTACTCCTTTACTTTCTGGTCTTTCTTGGATTGAGCTGCCATGCTACGCAGGGAGATGTTCTTTGGCGTTTAATGTGGGAAAAGGCCACTGCAGAGCCAAAAATAGGTGGTTCTAAGCTCTCTGTTACCAGCGAACGACGTTTTCTCTTGAGTGAAGTTGTTAAACCACAAGCAGGATTGAAAGAGAAAGACAAGATTGATATGTTACCAGGGCAACCTAGGAAGGTAAACTTCAATCAGTATGGAGGttatgtcacagttgatgaaaaaatagGACGAGCCCTTTATTATTACTTTGTTGAAGCTGAAGGTCCCAAGGATACCTTGCCTCTTGTTCTATGGCTCAATGGAG GCCCTGGCTGTTCTTCTGTGGGATATGGAGCAATGGCAGAAGTTGGACCATTTCGAGTGAGTAGTGATGGGAAAACGCTCTACCAGAACCAATATGCCTGGAATAAAG TGGCAAATGTTTTGTTCTTAGACTCACCAGTAGGTGCAGGCTTCTCATACACAAACTCCTCATCCGATGAGCAAGTGAATGGAGATGAAAGAACAGCCAATGATGCTTATGTCTTTTTGGTAAATTGGCTAGAGAGGTTTCCTGAATACAAGAACAGGGAATTCTATATAGCTGGGGAAAGCTATGGTGGACACTATGTACCTCAGCTTGCACACACCATTATCCAACATAACAAGGAAGCAAAACAACCCATCAACCTTAAAGGAATTGCa ATTGGCAATCCTATGGtccatgaagaagatgatggtgCTTTGGGTGGACATTTCTTTGAATTTATGTGGTCACGAGGTTTCGTTTCAGAAAAGACTATAGATTCAATCCGCAAAGGCTGTGATTTTTCACAGCCTCCATTCAGAAGGACGAAAGCTTGTTTTCGGAGCATGTATGAAGTCATCGCACCCCTCGAGTTTGTTTTTATGGATAACATATATGCCCCTCTCTGCGATCATCATCTCACTGCCAAACCCATGTATACTTCG CTTGATTCCTTTGATCCTTGTAATGACATCTACGTGACAGCTTATATGAATCGTCCTGAAGTCCAAAATGCCCTTCATGCCAATGTTACCAAGATCAACTATCCCTGGGAAGAGTGTAG ATCTTTGAATTGGACGGATGGGGCATTCAGTGTTTTACCACTATTTACAGAATTTTTGGAGAATGAAATCCGAGTTTTGGTTTACAG TGGCGATATAGATGCTAAAATTCCAATGACTTTCACTCAAACTTCATTGAAGAGGCTTAACCTCTCAGAGGCAACTCCATGGTATGCTTGGGACTCAAACTCAGAG ATTGGAGGATTTAGTGTAGTGTATGAAGGGGGGTTAACATATGCTACAGTTAAGGGAGCAGGTCATGAGGTTCCAAGCTACCAACCAAAACGGGCATTTGTACTTATCAAATCTTTCCTCGATGGCGTCCCTCTTCCTCGTTTACACATTAAAGAGTACAGTGATCCGGAAGTTTAA